The Abditibacteriota bacterium DNA segment AGCTGTTACGGCCTGTGCGACCGCAACGAGGGCAATCTGGCCGGAGGCCTGTTCGGCTACGCCCACATCGCCGACTGCCATAATTGTTATCTGCCCACCCTGAAATATCCTGCCGGCAGGATATACCAGAACGATTTTCAATACGAATGGATAGACATTACCGAGTTTAACGACGGCACCCTGCTGGGCCTGCTGGGCGACGGCTGGTACAGGGGCCCCGGCGGATATCCCGTGCCCTTCATGTATGGCGTGCCTGTCACAGGCGTCACTCTGGCCGCGCATTCCCTGACTCTGGAAGCGGGCGAAGCCGTAGAGGTGCAGGCCATCATAGATCCCGGGGACGCCTCGGAGCAGGGCCTGATCTGGTCCAGTTATGACAAGACCATCGCCACGGTGGATGCAAACGGCGTGGTGAGGGGCGTAGCCCCCGGCAGCACCACTATCCGGGTGAAGACCAGGGACGGCGGCTTTACCGACAAATGCAAGGTGAAGGTCACCATATCCGTGACCGGCGTCACCCTCAGCAAGACCTCCGCTACTCTGGAGGTGGGCAAGACTCTTGCCCTGACGGCTGCGGTGGTCCCCTCCGACGCAGTGAATAAGGCTGTGAAATGGACTTCCTATGATACAAGCATAGCCACGGTGGACGCCGACGGCAAGGTAAAGGCCATAGCCCCCGGTACTACCAACATCAAGGTGAAGACCAAGGACGGCGGCTTCACCGCCAAGTGCAAGATAAAGGTGAAGGAGCCCACAGTCGCCGTGACCGGCGTCACCCTGAACAAGACTTCGGCCAAGGTGGAGACGGGCAAGACCGTTACCCTGACGGCCACCATAGCGCCGGAAGACGCCACCAATAAGAACGTGACCTGGCAGAGCTACGACACGAGCATAGCCACGGTGGACGCCGACGGCGTGGTGACGGGTATCGCTTCCGGTACTACCAACATCAAGGTGAAGACCAAGGACGGCGGCTTCACCGCCAAATGCAAGGTGACCGTCTCGGATCCCACAGTCGCCGTGACAGGCGTGGTCCTCAACAAGACGGTGGCCTCCGTGGCCAAGGGCAAGACCTTTACACTGAAGGCCGTGGTAGCCCCCACCAACGCCACCAATAAGAACGTGACCTGGCAGAGCTACGATACTTCGATAGCCACTGTGACCCCGGAGGGGAAGGTGAAGGGCATAGCCCCCGGCACCACCACCATCAAGGTGAAGACCAAGGACGGCGGCTTCACCGCCAAGTGCAAGGTGACAGTCGTCATTCCCGTGACCGGCGTCAGCCTGGATCTGGCCAGCGTGAGCCTGAAGGTGGGGAAGACCAAGACCCTGACCGCTACGGTGACACCTGCGGACGCCACCCTTACCAAGGTGGTCTGGACCTCGAGCAATCCGGCGGTGGCCAAGGTGAACTCCTCCGGCAAGATAACAGCCGTGAAGAAGGGCAAGGCCACCATCACCGCCACCACCGCAGACGGAGGCTTCACAGCCACCTGCGCAGTGACCGTGAAGGAGTAAGTATTTTATAGGCGCTCCCCTTCGGACCCTGTCCGAAGGGGAGCTTTTTTGCGCGCGCCCTCCGGCGCAAAGCGCCGGCAAGACCGGCTCGCGAAGGCCCCGGTCACCCGCGATACGGCCCCTCCCATCTCCGAGGCAGGGACTGCTTTCATTGCCTCGTACCGTTCCGCGGCTCGTTCAGGCAAGGGGGGCTTCCCCCCTTCGCATACCCCCCTTTTTTTCGTGGGTACGGCGCATTTGCCCCAGC contains these protein-coding regions:
- a CDS encoding Ig-like domain-containing protein, whose product is MKKIYLLLAALAVLLSAAAVFGKTIAVNTEADLLALNTGSYVIAQGDTVEFAADKTFDLTGTAWKGIYENSGTIKGNGAVIRLGELSECKYSGNFTDHFTDETYESYFYFGFVFMNEGAIEDLSFVITGDATHTAARGLKRDVPALREGSVVCVRNNGNISGCSVDGGGSTFTVFADNYGAISAFNSCMVTGCSVSGLSLFYPQEEGRQGFIVGYNFKEIEYCFVHDCSIENGYSAGGIVGISKGRVMNCAAWDLTLSSATTSSSLGGIAGDMIYTEFTNCCAFGLDLEGGDTGGIVGYAYHGDLISCYGLCDRNEGNLAGGLFGYAHIADCHNCYLPTLKYPAGRIYQNDFQYEWIDITEFNDGTLLGLLGDGWYRGPGGYPVPFMYGVPVTGVTLAAHSLTLEAGEAVEVQAIIDPGDASEQGLIWSSYDKTIATVDANGVVRGVAPGSTTIRVKTRDGGFTDKCKVKVTISVTGVTLSKTSATLEVGKTLALTAAVVPSDAVNKAVKWTSYDTSIATVDADGKVKAIAPGTTNIKVKTKDGGFTAKCKIKVKEPTVAVTGVTLNKTSAKVETGKTVTLTATIAPEDATNKNVTWQSYDTSIATVDADGVVTGIASGTTNIKVKTKDGGFTAKCKVTVSDPTVAVTGVVLNKTVASVAKGKTFTLKAVVAPTNATNKNVTWQSYDTSIATVTPEGKVKGIAPGTTTIKVKTKDGGFTAKCKVTVVIPVTGVSLDLASVSLKVGKTKTLTATVTPADATLTKVVWTSSNPAVAKVNSSGKITAVKKGKATITATTADGGFTATCAVTVKE